The Deinococcus reticulitermitis DNA segment CACGTCGGGGGCGTCCACCACCACCTGGCGGTCAAAGCGCCCCGGACGCAGCAAGGCGGCGTCCAGCACGTCGGGGCGGTTGGTCGCGGCCAGGATAATCACCTCTTGCCCGCTGCCGAAGCCGTCCATCTCGACGAGCAGCTGGTTGAGGGTCTGTTCGCGCTCGTCGTTGCCGCCCTGGAGGTTCATGCCGCGTTTGCGGCCGACGGCGTCGATCTCGTCGATGAAGACGATGCAGGGGGCCGACCTGCGGGCCTGCTCGAACAGGTCACGGACGCGGGCGGCGCCGACGCCGACGAACATCTCGACGAAATCGGAGCCGGAAATGGAGAAGTAGGGGACCTTGGCTTCACCAGCGACGGCTTTGGCAAGGAGGGTCTTGCCCGAGCCGGGGGGACCGACGAGCAGGACGCCATGGGGAATGCGGGCGCCGAGGAGGTGGTATTTCTCGGGCTGGCGCAGGAAGTCGACGACTTCCTGCAGGTCCTGCTTGGCCTCGTCGCAGCCGGCGACATCGGCGAAGGTCAGTTTGATCTGCCCCTCGCTGATGATCGCCGCCCGCGACTTGCCGAAACTGCTCGCGGCGTCGGTCCCGCCGCTCCCCCGACTGCGGACGAGCAGCACGATCAGGCCCCCGATCAGCCCGAGCGTGAGCAGGATGCTGAGCACGCCGATCACGCTCAGTCGGGCGGGCGGCAGGTACGACACGGTGACGCCCCGGCGTTCGAGCGCTGCAAGTTGCAGTTCCGGGTCCGCCGGAAGGGTGCGGGTCTGGTAGTTCTGGCCGCTGCTCAGCTTGCCGGCGACCACCGCCACGCCGCCCTGATAGGCGATGCGGGCCGTCGCGACCTCGCCGGCATTCAGGGCCGACGTGAAGTCCGAGAGCCGCAGCACCTCGCTGCGCTCACGCGGGGCCACCGCGCCGATGAGCAGCAGCACCAGAATGGCGCAGGCCGCCAGGACCCACACCCACGAGCGTTTCATGCCGTTTCCTCCTGCCGCATCAGCCGCTGCCGAGTCATGTCTTCAGTCTAGAGCGGCCCACGAGACGCAAAGTGCGACTTGTGCTGCCGTCGCCGCCCGGGAAGCCGCCGGGTGGCCGCCGGGTGGACAGGGCCGGACCCGCC contains these protein-coding regions:
- a CDS encoding ATP-dependent metallopeptidase FtsH/Yme1/Tma family protein; this encodes MKRSWVWVLAACAILVLLLIGAVAPRERSEVLRLSDFTSALNAGEVATARIAYQGGVAVVAGKLSSGQNYQTRTLPADPELQLAALERRGVTVSYLPPARLSVIGVLSILLTLGLIGGLIVLLVRSRGSGGTDAASSFGKSRAAIISEGQIKLTFADVAGCDEAKQDLQEVVDFLRQPEKYHLLGARIPHGVLLVGPPGSGKTLLAKAVAGEAKVPYFSISGSDFVEMFVGVGAARVRDLFEQARRSAPCIVFIDEIDAVGRKRGMNLQGGNDEREQTLNQLLVEMDGFGSGQEVIILAATNRPDVLDAALLRPGRFDRQVVVDAPDV